One part of the Methanofastidiosum sp. genome encodes these proteins:
- a CDS encoding gamma carbonic anhydrase family protein: protein MINDEMEIHSEAFVHEKAFINGKIIIGKDSSIWPFAVLRGDIERIEIGEGSNVQDNAVVHTDFGKPAIIGNNVVIGHCAVVHGAVVGNNVLVGINATVLSGSRIGNNCIIGAGAVVSENMEIPDNSIAVGVPAIVIKRTDEKAVDRIKKNAESYIELSRKYKK from the coding sequence ATGATAAATGACGAGATGGAGATACATTCTGAAGCTTTTGTTCATGAGAAGGCATTTATCAACGGCAAGATAATAATAGGCAAAGACTCAAGCATCTGGCCATTTGCAGTTTTAAGAGGCGACATCGAAAGAATAGAGATAGGGGAGGGCAGCAATGTCCAGGACAATGCTGTAGTGCACACAGACTTTGGAAAGCCGGCGATTATTGGAAATAATGTTGTCATAGGGCACTGTGCAGTTGTTCATGGTGCAGTCGTTGGAAATAACGTCCTAGTAGGCATAAATGCAACAGTATTGAGCGGCTCAAGGATAGGAAACAACTGCATAATCGGGGCTGGAGCTGTAGTGAGTGAAAACATGGAGATCCCCGACAATTCAATTGCAGTTGGAGTTCCAGCAATTGTTATTAAAAGAACTGATGAGAAGGCAGTCGATAGGATAAAGAAAAATGCAGAGTCCTATATCGAGCTATCAAGGAAATATAAAAAATGA
- the uppS gene encoding polyprenyl diphosphate synthase, translating to MFISSLSKNIPHFILGPAYRVYEKKLIGEIKEEKVPRHVGLIMDGNRRYAASKGIPTYLGHEMGMKKAEDLLEWANEIGIKIVTLYAFSTENFKRDSEEVNYIMGMLERKFKEASTNKKIIENEVRVKAIGNIAMLPENVKQAIKEGESATEKYDNMTLNICVAYGGRMEIIEAIKRILDSCNGGAIDPEEIDAKLLSENLFTKGLPDPDIVIRTGGEVRLSNFLLFQSAYAELFFLNVYFPLIRKIDFLRVIRDFQRRNRRFGR from the coding sequence ATGTTCATATCATCACTATCTAAAAACATACCACATTTTATTCTAGGGCCCGCCTATAGGGTATATGAGAAAAAGCTCATAGGCGAGATAAAAGAAGAAAAGGTTCCACGCCACGTAGGCCTGATAATGGACGGCAACAGGAGATATGCCGCTTCAAAGGGCATCCCAACGTACCTTGGTCATGAGATGGGTATGAAAAAGGCTGAGGATCTTTTGGAATGGGCCAATGAGATTGGGATAAAGATAGTGACTTTGTATGCATTTTCAACTGAGAACTTCAAGAGGGACAGTGAAGAGGTCAACTACATTATGGGAATGCTTGAACGGAAGTTTAAGGAAGCTAGTACCAACAAGAAAATAATTGAAAACGAGGTAAGGGTAAAAGCCATAGGGAATATTGCAATGCTCCCTGAAAATGTGAAGCAGGCGATAAAAGAAGGGGAATCTGCAACAGAAAAATATGACAATATGACTCTAAACATCTGTGTTGCCTACGGCGGCAGGATGGAGATAATAGAGGCCATAAAGAGAATCCTTGACAGCTGTAACGGCGGTGCAATTGACCCAGAAGAGATAGATGCAAAGTTACTCAGTGAAAATCTCTTTACAAAGGGGCTTCCAGATCCAGACATCGTAATAAGGACAGGTGGTGAGGTAAGACTCAGTAACTTCCTTCTGTTTCAGTCAGCCTATGCCGAGTTATTTTTTCTTAATGTTTACTTCCCCCTCATAAGAAAAATCGATTTTTTGAGGGTAATAAGGGATTTTCAGCGAAGAAATAGGAGATTTGGAAGATAA